One window of Metopolophium dirhodum isolate CAU chromosome 3, ASM1992520v1, whole genome shotgun sequence genomic DNA carries:
- the LOC132940227 gene encoding histone H2A-like — protein sequence MSGRGKAGKSKGGKSKTRSSRAGLQFPVGRIHRLLRKGNYAERVGAGAPVYLAAVMEYLAAEVLELAGNAARDNKKSRIIPRHLQLAIRNDEELNKLLSGVTIAQGGVLPNIQAVLLPKKTEKKA from the coding sequence ATGAGCGGACGCGGCAAAGCAGGAAAATCGAAGGGAGGCAAATCCAAGACCAGGTCGTCCCGCGCCGGACTCCAGTTCCCGGTCGGTCGTATCCATCGTCTGTTGAGAAAAGGAAACTACGCCGAACGTGTCGGAGCCGGAGCACCGGTATACCTGGCCGCCGTCATGGAGTACTTGGCAGCTGAAGTTTTGGAGTTGGCCGGTAACGCGGCCCGTGACAACAAGAAGTCTCGTATCATCCCCAGACATTTGCAATTGGCCATCAGGAACGACGAGGAGTTGAACAAATTGTTGTCCGGAGTGACCATCGCTCAAGGTGGTGTGTTGCCCAACATCCAAGCCGTGCTCTTGCCCAAGAAGACCGAGAAGAAGGCTTAA
- the LOC132940221 gene encoding histone H3 — protein sequence MARTKQTARKSTGGKAPRKQLATKAARKSAPATGGVKKPHRYRPGTVALREIRRYQKSTELLIRKLPFQRLVREIAQDFKTDLRFQSSAVMALQEASEAYLVGLFEDTNLCAIHAKRVTIMPKDIQLARRIRGERA from the coding sequence ATGGCACGTACCAAGCAGACAGCTCGTAAATCTACCGGCGGAAAGGCGCCCAGGAAACAGTTGGCCACCAAAGCCGCACGTAAGAGCGCACCCGCCACCGGAGGAGTGAAAAAACCACATCGTTACCGTCCGGGAACCGTTGCCCTCCGTGAAATCCGTCGTTATCAGAAGAGCACAGAACTTTTGATCCGCAAATTGCCGTTCCAACGTCTAGTGCGCGAGATCGCCCAGGACTTCAAGACCGACCTGCGTTTCCAGAGCTCCGCGGTCATGGCGTTGCAAGAAGCTAGCGAGGCATACTTGGTAGGTCTGTTCGAAGACACCAATCTTTGCGCGATCCACGCCAAGCGTGTCACCATCATGCCAAAGGACATCCAGTTGGCCCGTCGTATCCGCGGTGAACGTGCTTAA
- the LOC132940230 gene encoding histone H4 — protein MTGRGKGGKGLGKGGAKRHRKVLRDNIQGITKPAIRRLARRGGVKRISGLIYEETRGVLKVFLENVIRDAVTYTEHAKRKTVTAMDVVYALKRQGRTLYGFGG, from the coding sequence ATGACAGGACGAGGCAAAGGAGGAAAAGGTCTGGGAAAAGGAGGCGCGAAACGTCATCGTAAAGTGCTCCGTGATAACATCCAGGGAATCACCAAGCCCGCCATCCGTCGGTTGGCTCGCCGAGGCGGTGTTAAACGTATTTCCGGTTTGATCTACGAAGAGACCCGTGGAGTTCTGAAGGTATTCCTGGAAAACGTGATCCGTGACGCAGTCACGTACACCGAGCACGCCAAGAGGAAGACCGTCACCGCCATGGACGTCGTGTACGCTCTCAAACGACAAGGTCGTACTCTGTACGGTTTCGGAGGTTAA
- the LOC132940219 gene encoding histone H1A, sperm-like produces MTDTVATTPAPVAASPAAKKSPAKKKLSASKVKKTVALHPTTAVMVTSAIKELKEKKGSSLPAIKKYLAANYKVDPAKLAPFIRKFLKAAVANGTVVQTKGTGASGHFKLPVAEVKPKKAVVAKKKKSIVKKVKAAGTPKKKKLVAAKKPAAGEPAAKKAKKTAAAKPKATTPKKAPAKAKKPAAVKPKSKKTPIKKTAAPKKK; encoded by the coding sequence ATGACAGACACCGTCGCTACAACTCCGGCTCCAGTCGCCGCATCGCCGGCCGCGAAGAAGTCTCCTGCCAAGAAGAAGTTGTCGGCTTCTAAAGTCAAGAAGACCGTTGCGTTGCACCCGACCACCGCCGTGATGGTCACGTCGGCCATCAAGGAGCTCAAGGAGAAGAAAGGTTCGTCGTTACCGGCCATCAAGAAATACTTGGCCGCCAACTACAAAGTCGATCCCGCCAAGCTGGCGCCTTTCATCAGGAAGTTTTTGAAAGCCGCCGTCGCCAACGGTACCGTCGTCCAGACCAAGGGAACCGGCGCTTCGGGACACTTCAAGTTGCCCGTCGCCGAGGTCAAGCCGAAAAAGGCCGTTGTAGCCAAAAAGAAGAAATCCATCGTCAAAAAAGTCAAAGCCGCCGGAACACCGAAGAAGAAGAAGCTCGTAGCCGCCAAGAAACCCGCGGCGGGTGAACCAGCAGCCAAAAAAGCGAAAAAGACCGCTGCGGCGAAACCCAAGGCGACTACACCAAAGAAGGCCCCAGCCAAAGCGAAAAAGCCGGCCGCCGTCAAACCCAAATCGAAGAAGACTCCGATCAAGAAAACCGCAGCTCCCAAAAAGAAGTAG
- the LOC132940223 gene encoding histone H2B-like — MAPGGKSAGKAMKKSSGKAQKNIAKSDKKRKPKRKESYAIYIYKVLKQVHPDTGVSSKAMSIMNSFVNDLFERIAAESSRLAHYNKRSTITSREIQTAVRLLLPGELAKHAVSEGTKAVTKYTSSK; from the coding sequence ATGGCTCCAGGAGGAAAATCGGCGGGCAAAGCAATGAAGAAGTCGTCCGGCAAGGCACAAAAGAACATCGCCAAGTCCGACAAGAAGCGCAAGCCCAAGAGGAAAGAATCGTACGCAATCTACATCTACAAAGTGTTGAAACAAGTACATCCCGACACCGGAGTCTCGTCCAAAGCCATGAGCATCATGAACAGCTTCGTCAACGACCTGTTCGAGCGCATCGCCGCCGAATCCAGTCGTCTGGCCCACTACAACAAACGTTCGACCATTACCAGCCGGGAAATCCAAACTGCCGTCCGACTCTTGTTGCCCGGTGAATTGGCCAAGCACGCCGTCAGTGAAGGAACCAAGGCTGTGACCAAGTACACCAGCTCCAAATAA